Part of the Desulfonispora thiosulfatigenes DSM 11270 genome is shown below.
TTTTAACTTCAAGGGATGCAGAGCGAATTGAAAAATTAAATGTACCAGTTGTCCAAATAGAGACTAAGGGCGCTTGTCATTTAGATGCTAGAATGATTAATAAAGCTTTAGAACAATTAAAATTGGAAGAATTAGATTTAATAATTATTGAAAATGTAGGAAATTTAGTGTGTCCTGCATCATTTGATTTAGGTGAGGATGCTAAAGTAGTAGTTTTAAGTATCGCAGAAGGAGCTGACAAACCAGCTAAATATCCTTCAATTTTTACAAAAGCAAAGGTTTGTGTACTTAATAAGATTGATTTATTACCATATAGCAATTTTAGTATTGACGATTTTTACGCTGATGTAAAAAAAGTAAATCCTAAAATAGAATCTTTTGAAATTGCAGCAACTAAAGATATAGGCATAGATAAATGGGTGGATTGGTTGGAAGGACTGATTATAGATGGAGGCACAATTAATTGAAGTTAGTGGAATAGTTCAAGGAGTAGGCTTTCGTCCTTTTATTTACCGGATGGCAAAGGAAAACAACATAAAAGGCTGGGTGATTAATGATTCCAAAGGAGTATCTATTCATGCTGAAGGTACGAAGGAGAATATTAAGAATTTTATAAAGAATATATATAATAAATTACCCCAGCAAGCTTTAATTAAAGATCTTAAATATAAGGATATAAAAGCTAAAGAATATAATGATTTTAATATTTTAGCTAGTCAAAATGGAGGCAGTCAGGATACCTTAATACCACCAGATTTAGCTATGTGTGCTGATTGTTTAAAAGATATTTTAGATGAAAAAAATAGCAGATATGAATATCCATTTACAAATTGTACGAATTGTGGACCTAGGTTTACAATTATCAAAGAAGTACCTTATGATCGTATAAAAACTACTATGAAAGATTTCCCTATGTGCAAGGAGTGTGAGCAAGAATTTACTAATCCTAGCCAACGAAGGTTTCATGCTCAGCCTAATGCTTGCCCTAAATGTGGTCCGAGTCTTAATCTTTATGATAGGAATCAAAATATATTAGAGGGTGGACTACAAAAGGCAAGAGAGTTATTAGCACAAGGTAAGATTTTAGCCGTAAAAGGATTAGGGGGATATCACTTAGTCTGTGATGGTCTAAATAA
Proteins encoded:
- the hypB gene encoding hydrogenase nickel incorporation protein HypB, with the translated sequence MSQIKVEQNLLKANDDIAQELRKKYQENGVKVINMISSPGAGKTTLLEHSLEKIASKYKVGVIEGDILTSRDAERIEKLNVPVVQIETKGACHLDARMINKALEQLKLEELDLIIIENVGNLVCPASFDLGEDAKVVVLSIAEGADKPAKYPSIFTKAKVCVLNKIDLLPYSNFSIDDFYADVKKVNPKIESFEIAATKDIGIDKWVDWLEGLIIDGGTIN